The following DNA comes from Hyalangium ruber.
CCACAGCTCGAGCGTCGAGCCCTCTCGCGCGCACTTGTGCCAGGACTCGTTCACCGTCGCCTCGAAGGTGTACATGCCCTTCGGCGTCATCGCCTGGTCGGTGTGGAGCACGAACGACTCGATCCCGCGGCCAAGCTCGCAGCGCGGGCAGTAGTGCTGCGCGGGCTCGGAGGTGAAGTCGAGCCGCGCCAGTTGTCCCTTGCCCACCAGCGTGACCTGCACCGTCTTGGGCCCCGGCCCCTGCGCGCAGATGTCCTTGAGTGACAGCATCTCCCGCGCGCTGAAGCTGGTGATGGGACGACGCGCGGGCACGATGCGCTTCTCGTTCTCGCCGCTCACGATGAACTGCGCGGCCAGCTCCCCTCCCGCCTTCTTCGCGCAATTGAACCACTTCGGGTCCGCCGAGAAGGAGAGCTCGGCGCCGCGCCATGCCACCAGGGAGAAGGTCGGCGGCTCTTTCGGAGGCTTCCACTCGCAGTCGGCCGCCCAAGCCGTCCCGTGTACCGCGCCGAGCATGACGCCGAGCATGATGCCGAGCATGGCCTTGATCCACCCGAGCTTCCGCATGGCTCCTCCTCCCGGCGTGCGACCTGGGGCCGGTCTCGGGAACAGGATAGGCTGAACCCGGTATGAGAGAGCACACCCGATCGAGCCCGCCCCCGCAGGAGGGGCAGACCTGCGCCGCCTGCACGAGCCCGCTCCAGGGCCCACGGTGCGAGTCCTGTGGAGCGCCGGTCTCTCCCGGAGGTTTCCGCATCCTCCGGCAGCTGGCGCAAGGTCCACACTCCCGCTTGTTCCTCGCCGAGCGGGAGGGGCGGCGGGTGGCGCTCAAGGAGCTGCTCTTCGCTCTCGTCCCGGACGCCGAGCGGCTCGAGGGCTTCGAGCGAGAGGCGGAGTTCCTCCGTCAGTTGAAGCACCCGCGCATTCCCCGCCTGCTGGCCAGCTTCCGCGAGGGTAGCGGTGTCCACACCCGCCTCTATCTCGCTCAGGAGTTCGTCGAGGGCCACTCCCTGCTCGAGGAGCTGGAGCAGCACCGCTTCTCGGAGCCGGAGGTGCGCCGCATCGCCCGGCAGGTGCTCGAGGTCCTCGTCTACCTCCACGACCTCTCGCCCCAGGTCATCCACCGAGACCTGAAGCCCGCCAACCTCATGCGGCGGCCGGATGGTGAGCTGGCCCTGGTCGACTTCGGCTCGGCGCGAGACCTGGTCCGAGGGGCCACGCACCGCTCCACGCTGGTGGGAACGTTCGGCTACATGCCGCCCGAACAGCTCGGTGGCACCGTGGACGAGACCAGTGACCTGTATGCGCTGGGAGCCACGCTCATCCACCTGCTGTCCCGCAAGTCTCCCGACGCGCTGCTCCGCTCGGGCATGGAGATCGCTTTCGAGGAAGCGGTCAACGCCTCCGCGGGCATGAAGGCCTTCCTGGCGCGCCTCACCGAGCGGGAACGAAGCCAGCGCTTCCCCTCCGCCCGGGCCGCTCTGGAGGCGCTCGACGCGCTCGAGCAGAAGCGTCCAGTGCCCGTCTCCACGCGCCCCCCTTCCTCGCAGAGACAGCTAATCCTGGTGGCACTCGCGGCGGCCGCCCTGACGGTCACCGGAGCAATGACGGCATTGATGTTCGACTCGGAGCCTCCCATGCCGCCGCCTCCTCCTCCGGCGCGCACGTTGCCTCCCAAGGTCGAGCTGCCCCCGCCGCCGCCCGTCCTGGAGGCGACGCCCACGACGCCTCCGACTCCCACGACGCCGGAGATACCTCCCGCTTCGCGTCCGAAGCCCGCGTCCCGCTCGAGCTCCGTGCCCCCCGAGGAGGTGGCCGAGGTCATCACCCTACGCCCCGCGTCGCAGAGCCGGCCCTTCCTGTTGCCCAAGGATGTGCGCGTGGCGATGGGCCGCGAGGTCTCCCTGGGAGACACCGCCGCGTGTGGCCCTCAGCCAAGCACCGCCGAGGTCGAGCAGGTCGAACTCCAGGCGGAGGGCGGAGGAACCCTCGAGGCGCCGCGCTCACGCCTGTCCGTGGACGTCACCCTGAAGAATCGAGGCGCCTCGGGGCCCGGGTGCCATAAGGCGGTGCTGCGTCTGAAGGACGGCTCGGGCCAGCTGCTCGCGCCGGAGACTTCCTTCGAGAACACCTCCACGGGCACCGTCCGCAGCCGCACGGTGTCGTTCACCTTCCCGAGGACTCAGCGCGAGGTGCGGCTCGAGGTGGGC
Coding sequences within:
- a CDS encoding serine/threonine protein kinase, with the translated sequence MREHTRSSPPPQEGQTCAACTSPLQGPRCESCGAPVSPGGFRILRQLAQGPHSRLFLAEREGRRVALKELLFALVPDAERLEGFEREAEFLRQLKHPRIPRLLASFREGSGVHTRLYLAQEFVEGHSLLEELEQHRFSEPEVRRIARQVLEVLVYLHDLSPQVIHRDLKPANLMRRPDGELALVDFGSARDLVRGATHRSTLVGTFGYMPPEQLGGTVDETSDLYALGATLIHLLSRKSPDALLRSGMEIAFEEAVNASAGMKAFLARLTERERSQRFPSARAALEALDALEQKRPVPVSTRPPSSQRQLILVALAAAALTVTGAMTALMFDSEPPMPPPPPPARTLPPKVELPPPPPVLEATPTTPPTPTTPEIPPASRPKPASRSSSVPPEEVAEVITLRPASQSRPFLLPKDVRVAMGREVSLGDTAACGPQPSTAEVEQVELQAEGGGTLEAPRSRLSVDVTLKNRGASGPGCHKAVLRLKDGSGQLLAPETSFENTSTGTVRSRTVSFTFPRTQREVRLEVGTANAPGTAFVLDLVRGTFR